A window of the Acidimicrobiales bacterium genome harbors these coding sequences:
- a CDS encoding alpha-ketoacid dehydrogenase subunit beta translates to MTETLTYREAMRLAIREAMTNDERVFVMGEDVADYGGTYAVTMGLLEEFGPERIRNTPLSESGFVGAGIGAALGGLRPIVEIMTVNFSLLALDQIVNTAATLRHMSGGQLSVPLVIRMTTGAGRQLAAQHSHSLEGWFAHVPGLKVVAPATVEDARWMLAAALDDPDPVVIFEHSGLYNTKGDASNGPVDLVSAAVRRAGTDLTLVASAGMVPKALAAADQLEMDGVATEVIDLRSLRPLDRGALQRSVQRTHRALVIDEGWRSVGLSAEVAASITESCFYSLDAPVGRLAGAEVPLPYAKHLEEAAIPQVADIVAAAHRVRKGEVLHA, encoded by the coding sequence ATGACCGAGACCCTGACCTATCGAGAGGCGATGCGCCTTGCCATCCGCGAGGCCATGACCAACGACGAGCGGGTGTTCGTGATGGGTGAGGACGTCGCCGACTACGGCGGCACCTACGCCGTCACGATGGGCCTCCTCGAGGAGTTCGGACCCGAGCGGATCCGCAACACGCCGCTGTCGGAATCGGGCTTCGTCGGTGCAGGCATCGGTGCCGCACTCGGTGGCCTCCGCCCGATCGTCGAGATCATGACCGTCAACTTCAGCCTGCTGGCACTCGACCAGATCGTGAACACGGCAGCCACGTTGCGCCACATGTCCGGTGGCCAACTCTCGGTGCCCCTCGTCATCCGGATGACGACAGGCGCCGGTCGCCAGCTTGCCGCCCAGCATTCACACAGCCTTGAAGGCTGGTTCGCTCATGTTCCCGGACTCAAGGTGGTGGCACCGGCCACCGTCGAAGACGCCCGCTGGATGCTCGCTGCCGCGCTGGACGATCCCGATCCGGTGGTCATCTTCGAGCACAGCGGTCTCTACAACACCAAGGGGGATGCAAGCAACGGACCGGTCGACCTCGTGTCGGCGGCCGTCCGCCGAGCCGGCACCGACCTCACGTTGGTGGCGTCGGCAGGAATGGTCCCGAAGGCGCTGGCTGCTGCGGACCAGTTGGAGATGGACGGCGTGGCGACCGAGGTGATCGATCTTCGGTCGCTTCGTCCGCTCGATCGGGGCGCGCTGCAACGATCGGTCCAGCGCACCCACCGTGCGCTGGTGATCGACGAGGGGTGGCGCAGCGTCGGACTGTCGGCCGAAGTGGCGGCCTCGATCACCGAGTCGTGCTTCTACTCCCTCGATGCTCCGGTGGGCCGCTTGGCCGGTGCCGAGGTCCCGCTCCCGTACGCCAAGCACCTGGAGGAGGCCGCCATCCCGCAGGTCGCCGACATCGTCGCGGCCGCGCACCGGGTGCGGAAGGGCGAGGTGCTCCATGCCTGA
- the acsA gene encoding acetate--CoA ligase, translating into MRSDRWRDARKSLDGLPGGNGLNIAYEAVDRHVAHGQGDRVALRWRGRHDEHLDLTYGELKRRTDRFAGVLSQLGYPQGVGVATLLGRIPELYVAALGTLKHRGVFTPLFSAFGPEPIAVRVEIGQIQVLVTSALFYRRKVAAIRSRLASLQHVLIVGGGAEDIDDPTVIDLEALLAAAPDRYEIGPTDVEDPALLHFTSGTTGRPKGAIHVHEAVVAHASTGRVVLRLEPGTTFWCTADPGWVTGTSYGIIAPLVNGVTSVVDEADFDAERWYRLLQDEQVDVFYTAPTALRMLQRAGGELVRGFDLSALRLVASVGEPLDAELVGWARSVFAVPVLDTWWQTETGGIMIANLVDQTVKPGSMGRPVPGIEAGLLRVGTDGEVVVDADGAPIEVDDPDEIGELALVAGWPSMFRGYLGEDERYRRCFVGRWYHSGDLARRDASGSYWFVGRNNDLIKSAGHLIGPFEVESVMNEHPAVVESGVIGLPDPTVGEIVKAFVVLSDDAAPSDELRNELMAHARKGLGAAVAPRSIEFAADLPHTRSGKIMRRLLKARDLGLDEGDTSTLEVPTAREVATP; encoded by the coding sequence ATGCGGTCTGATCGCTGGCGCGACGCTCGGAAGTCACTCGACGGCCTGCCCGGCGGCAACGGCCTCAACATCGCCTACGAGGCCGTCGACCGTCACGTCGCGCACGGTCAGGGCGATCGGGTGGCGCTGCGGTGGCGCGGCCGTCACGACGAGCACCTCGACCTGACCTACGGCGAGCTGAAGCGCAGGACCGATCGTTTTGCCGGAGTGCTGAGTCAACTTGGCTACCCCCAGGGCGTCGGCGTGGCGACCTTGCTCGGGCGGATTCCGGAGCTGTACGTCGCAGCGCTCGGCACGCTGAAGCATCGTGGCGTCTTCACTCCACTGTTCTCGGCGTTCGGCCCCGAGCCGATTGCGGTTCGCGTGGAGATCGGCCAGATCCAGGTGTTGGTCACCTCGGCGTTGTTCTACCGACGCAAGGTCGCAGCCATCCGGAGTCGGCTCGCCAGCCTGCAGCACGTGCTGATCGTGGGCGGGGGAGCAGAGGACATCGACGACCCGACCGTGATCGATCTCGAGGCACTGCTCGCTGCTGCTCCCGATCGGTACGAGATCGGCCCGACCGATGTCGAGGACCCGGCGCTGCTGCACTTCACCAGCGGCACGACCGGGCGCCCGAAGGGAGCGATCCACGTGCACGAAGCCGTGGTGGCGCACGCCTCGACTGGGCGCGTGGTCCTTCGACTTGAGCCGGGCACGACGTTCTGGTGCACCGCCGACCCTGGTTGGGTCACCGGCACCTCGTACGGGATCATCGCCCCGCTCGTCAACGGTGTGACCAGCGTGGTCGATGAAGCCGACTTCGATGCGGAACGGTGGTACCGGCTCCTGCAGGACGAGCAGGTCGACGTCTTCTACACCGCGCCGACCGCGCTGCGAATGCTGCAGCGGGCCGGAGGCGAGCTGGTTCGAGGTTTCGACCTGTCGGCACTTCGGCTGGTCGCGAGCGTCGGCGAGCCGCTCGATGCCGAGCTGGTCGGCTGGGCACGATCGGTGTTCGCCGTTCCCGTGCTCGACACCTGGTGGCAGACCGAGACCGGCGGCATCATGATCGCCAACCTGGTCGATCAAACGGTCAAGCCGGGATCGATGGGCCGACCCGTTCCGGGCATCGAGGCCGGGCTGCTTCGGGTGGGGACTGATGGCGAAGTCGTGGTCGACGCCGACGGCGCGCCGATCGAGGTCGACGATCCCGACGAGATCGGTGAGCTGGCGTTGGTCGCCGGTTGGCCGTCGATGTTCCGCGGCTACCTCGGCGAAGACGAGCGCTACCGACGTTGCTTCGTCGGCCGGTGGTATCACTCGGGTGACCTTGCCCGACGCGATGCATCGGGTTCGTACTGGTTCGTCGGGCGCAACAACGATCTGATCAAATCTGCCGGTCACTTGATCGGTCCATTCGAGGTCGAGTCGGTGATGAACGAACACCCGGCGGTCGTCGAATCGGGTGTGATCGGTCTGCCCGATCCGACGGTCGGCGAGATCGTCAAGGCCTTCGTGGTGCTCAGCGACGACGCCGCTCCGAGCGACGAGCTTCGCAACGAGCTCATGGCCCACGCTCGCAAGGGCTTGGGAGCGGCGGTGGCGCCCCGGTCCATCGAGTTCGCCGCCGACCTGCCCCACACTCGCAGCGGCAAGATCATGCGTCGGCTCCTGAAGGCGCGCGACCTGGGCCTCGATGAAGGCGACACCTCGACGCTCGAGGTGCCGACGGCGAGGGAGGTGGCAACGCCATGA
- a CDS encoding dihydrolipoamide acetyltransferase family protein, producing the protein MPDAVTDARTDIFALPSLGADMDWGSVLEWRVAPGDRVERGDVIAVVATEKADIDVEIWQPGVVAELLLDVGREVPVGTPMLRFEVHDLGPSVVDTPPAVVAATESTPIPTPAMALPIEPAPSGALASPLARQLAAERGVELSAVVGTGPQGAVLAADVEAIAPIVPVATPSVVTVAERDRAAARSAGMRHAIAERMAKANRDIPHYHLDLGVDLGPMLAALEAHNAALPVAERVLPAAVFLEAVAHASAKHPELNGTWGDDGFDPSATVDLAVAISLRTGGLVTPVISDAVELTTTEIMLRLKELVTAARSGSLRSSWMVDGSITVTNLGDNGADRVHGVIFPPQVALVGFGSIVRRPWVVDGTVVDRPVVTVSLAADHRATDGLVGSRFLATIAHRLEHPELS; encoded by the coding sequence ATGCCTGACGCCGTCACCGATGCTCGCACCGACATCTTCGCGCTGCCGTCGCTCGGCGCCGACATGGACTGGGGCAGTGTGCTCGAGTGGCGAGTCGCGCCGGGCGACCGTGTGGAGCGGGGCGATGTGATTGCGGTCGTCGCCACCGAGAAGGCCGACATCGACGTCGAGATCTGGCAGCCCGGCGTGGTGGCCGAACTGCTGCTCGATGTTGGTCGCGAGGTACCGGTCGGCACACCAATGCTCCGCTTCGAGGTGCACGATCTTGGGCCGTCGGTCGTGGACACCCCTCCGGCGGTCGTCGCGGCGACCGAGTCGACACCCATCCCAACGCCTGCCATGGCGCTGCCGATCGAGCCAGCACCGTCCGGCGCGCTGGCCTCGCCGTTGGCTCGACAGCTGGCCGCCGAGCGTGGAGTCGAGTTGTCCGCTGTCGTTGGCACCGGTCCGCAGGGGGCGGTGCTCGCGGCCGATGTCGAAGCGATCGCTCCCATCGTTCCGGTCGCCACGCCCTCGGTCGTGACCGTCGCCGAGCGGGACCGGGCCGCGGCTCGGTCGGCCGGCATGCGTCATGCCATCGCCGAGCGCATGGCCAAGGCCAACCGCGACATTCCGCACTACCACCTCGATCTCGGCGTCGACCTCGGGCCGATGCTGGCCGCTCTCGAAGCGCACAACGCCGCCCTACCGGTCGCCGAACGTGTGTTGCCGGCCGCCGTGTTCCTCGAAGCCGTGGCACACGCCTCGGCCAAGCACCCCGAGCTGAACGGGACGTGGGGTGATGATGGCTTCGACCCCTCGGCGACGGTCGACCTCGCCGTCGCCATCTCGCTTCGCACCGGCGGCCTCGTCACACCGGTCATCAGCGACGCCGTCGAGCTGACGACGACCGAGATCATGCTGCGACTCAAGGAACTGGTCACGGCGGCCCGATCGGGCTCGCTCCGCAGCAGCTGGATGGTCGACGGATCGATCACCGTGACCAACCTCGGCGACAACGGTGCCGACCGGGTGCACGGCGTGATCTTCCCGCCTCAGGTCGCTCTCGTCGGATTCGGCAGCATCGTGCGCCGGCCATGGGTGGTCGATGGCACCGTGGTGGATCGCCCGGTCGTCACCGTCTCGCTCGCCGCCGACCATCGTGCCACCGACGGCCTCGTCGGGAGCCGCTTCCTCGCCACGATCGCCCACCGTCTCGAACATCCGGAGTTGTCATGA
- a CDS encoding CHAT domain-containing protein, with the protein MSDLTAGLTAPEWRALVYFNRVDELGQSAPSTDIRAAVAQFEQCDDPTVRAAIACLVGSLHATAGSFAEAEHWFQISTGMAPESTWVAARAAAYHANHLLWNGDVGLARAVFAEVDPIDHPMSNFGVRIVRARIVHGEGDDDAAQAILDTVVPEECHDPLGIAEPVLAIFGANLALTQDRVAEAEVIIRRSLLRNPDGTRAHALLVDRLGQVMARCGLVRETDACRRMAQSELGRWPSEARGSNRGFERLLVALGLRAPSDGEDRRWPASAGATGRAIVERQAEVERHIECGDRAAARRSTAALVRALVEHTRPLESIEARSTAVRTLADPARVAIGLGRLGDPADALRVAMATMRIVVADQTRGEPAARAADALRDLAAWSSSLDPESLNHAELADLDQRISRLDGRRRTPGVALPVADWLDRPMPQRALVLFEETGGRLWRVTARGDDAAITDLGDCRDIERSVRAFRLAAAALGFDRPDGEQRLRIAAETLDRLLFTGCSWDDAEPLTMVPSTALSGLPWRLLPSMRRLHLGMAIGDPASVRTSDPRRGRVTTIRGPGLGNHTRTELDAIGRCYPESADADEPLLTPSRLNELIANTDVVHLACHGRLDRTQFRLHRLDRASSPAAVRPIPSDGPVADTVVCSSCDLTLNAELGRLGLAWQLIDNGVSHVVASTLDLDDNETAIVMPALHRLLAQGCDPLDALAALQFDDLRLQSAADSLLCVCVGPPH; encoded by the coding sequence ATGTCCGACCTCACGGCGGGATTGACGGCGCCCGAGTGGCGGGCGCTCGTCTACTTCAACCGCGTCGACGAGCTGGGCCAATCGGCGCCGAGCACCGACATCCGCGCCGCCGTCGCACAATTCGAGCAGTGCGACGATCCCACAGTTCGGGCGGCGATCGCATGCCTTGTCGGTTCCTTGCACGCAACGGCGGGCTCGTTCGCGGAAGCTGAGCACTGGTTCCAGATCTCGACGGGCATGGCGCCCGAGTCCACGTGGGTGGCAGCCCGCGCCGCTGCGTACCACGCCAACCATCTATTGTGGAACGGCGACGTCGGACTCGCTCGTGCGGTGTTCGCCGAGGTCGATCCCATCGACCATCCGATGTCGAACTTCGGCGTTCGCATCGTCCGGGCTCGTATCGTGCACGGCGAAGGCGACGACGATGCCGCACAGGCAATTCTCGACACGGTCGTTCCCGAGGAATGCCACGACCCACTCGGCATCGCCGAACCGGTGCTGGCGATCTTCGGGGCCAACCTGGCGCTCACGCAGGACCGCGTGGCCGAGGCCGAGGTCATCATTCGCCGTTCGCTGCTGCGGAACCCGGATGGGACTCGGGCCCACGCGCTCCTCGTCGATCGGCTCGGTCAGGTGATGGCCCGCTGCGGACTCGTCCGCGAGACCGACGCCTGCCGACGAATGGCCCAGTCAGAGCTGGGCCGCTGGCCGAGCGAAGCACGAGGCAGCAACCGAGGCTTCGAGCGGCTGCTGGTGGCGCTCGGCCTTCGAGCACCATCCGATGGCGAGGACCGCCGCTGGCCTGCGTCGGCCGGTGCGACAGGACGGGCGATCGTCGAACGACAAGCGGAGGTCGAGCGACACATCGAGTGCGGAGACCGAGCCGCAGCTCGCCGGTCGACGGCGGCCTTGGTGCGGGCGCTCGTCGAGCACACCCGCCCGCTCGAGTCGATCGAGGCTCGCTCGACGGCGGTGCGAACACTTGCGGATCCAGCGAGGGTCGCCATCGGACTCGGTCGGCTCGGTGATCCTGCCGACGCGCTCCGGGTTGCCATGGCGACCATGCGCATCGTCGTGGCCGACCAGACCCGCGGGGAACCGGCGGCCCGCGCCGCCGACGCGTTGCGCGATCTGGCGGCGTGGTCCTCGTCGCTCGATCCCGAGTCGCTCAATCATGCGGAGCTCGCCGACCTCGATCAGCGGATCTCGCGCCTCGACGGGCGCCGACGAACACCGGGTGTTGCCCTCCCGGTGGCCGACTGGCTCGACCGGCCGATGCCGCAACGAGCGCTCGTGCTCTTCGAGGAAACCGGCGGCCGGCTGTGGCGAGTGACCGCTCGTGGTGACGACGCGGCGATCACCGATCTTGGGGACTGCCGCGACATCGAACGGTCGGTCCGGGCGTTCCGTCTTGCGGCGGCGGCCCTCGGGTTCGATCGCCCGGATGGCGAGCAGCGACTCCGCATCGCAGCGGAAACGCTCGATCGGCTGCTGTTCACCGGCTGTTCGTGGGACGACGCCGAGCCGCTCACCATGGTGCCGTCGACGGCGCTCAGCGGGCTTCCCTGGCGCCTCCTTCCCTCGATGCGACGGCTGCACCTCGGTATGGCGATCGGCGACCCAGCGAGCGTACGAACCAGCGACCCCCGACGCGGCCGGGTCACCACGATTCGCGGCCCGGGCCTCGGCAACCACACCCGAACTGAACTCGATGCCATCGGTCGGTGTTACCCGGAGTCGGCCGATGCCGATGAGCCCCTGCTCACCCCCAGCCGCCTCAACGAGCTCATCGCGAACACCGACGTCGTGCATCTGGCCTGCCACGGGCGCCTCGACCGAACGCAGTTCCGATTGCACCGCCTCGACCGCGCCTCATCCCCCGCCGCGGTCCGACCGATCCCGTCCGACGGCCCCGTGGCCGACACGGTGGTGTGCAGTTCATGTGATTTGACGCTGAACGCCGAGCTCGGTCGGCTCGGGCTGGCATGGCAGCTCATCGACAACGGCGTCTCCCACGTCGTGGCATCGACGCTCGACCTCGACGACAACGAGACCGCGATCGTCATGCCGGCGCTCCACCGCCTCCTGGCCCAAGGCTGTGATCCGCTCGACGCGTTGGCGGCGCTGCAGTTCGACGACCTGCGACTCCAGTCGGCCGCTGACTCGTTGCTGTGCGTGTGCGTTGGCCCGCCGCACTGA
- a CDS encoding MBL fold metallo-hydrolase: MARNSRPEHPMLTFLGGAGTVTGSRFLIETPVSTVLVDCGLFQGLKDLRLRNWQPFPYDPKAIDAVVITHAHIDHIGYLPKLVQLGFRGKVYCTQATADLAAIVLPDSGHLQEEEAAFANRTGYSKHQPALALYTEDEAKASLRQLRAVDFGAPTLVTADVTVTLRPAGHILGASTATVELAPSGRRIVFSGDLGRPSHPLLVPPESPSDADMVVMESTYGGRQHDDEGAIDEFASVITRTARRGGSIVIPAFAVDRTEVVLHWLRELMATERVPQLPVYVDSPMALRALGVYRRAIGNGSAEVRSELRGGPDPFDTGQLHEVRSVEESKALADITYPSIIVSASGMATGGRVLHHLARLLPDRRNAVVLVGFQAAGTRGRRLAEGETEIKMFGRYLRVRAEVVSIGSFSVHADHGELMQWLGAAEPPPETVFLVHGESDGAEALKTSIRDDLDVAAVVARPMERVRLD; encoded by the coding sequence ATGGCCAGGAACAGTCGACCCGAACACCCCATGCTCACGTTTCTCGGTGGCGCCGGGACCGTCACCGGCAGCCGGTTCCTGATCGAGACGCCCGTCTCGACCGTCCTCGTCGATTGCGGCCTGTTCCAGGGCTTGAAGGACCTTCGACTTCGGAACTGGCAACCCTTTCCGTACGACCCGAAGGCGATCGACGCCGTCGTGATCACCCATGCCCACATCGATCACATCGGCTACCTCCCCAAGCTCGTCCAACTCGGATTCCGCGGCAAGGTCTATTGCACGCAGGCGACCGCCGACCTGGCTGCCATCGTGCTCCCCGACAGCGGTCACCTGCAGGAGGAAGAAGCCGCGTTCGCCAACCGCACCGGCTACTCCAAGCACCAGCCAGCGCTCGCGTTGTACACCGAGGACGAGGCGAAGGCGTCGTTGCGTCAACTCCGGGCGGTCGACTTCGGAGCGCCGACGTTGGTCACCGCGGACGTCACCGTCACCCTCCGCCCCGCCGGGCACATCCTCGGCGCCTCGACGGCAACCGTCGAGCTGGCGCCGTCCGGGCGCCGGATCGTCTTCTCGGGTGATCTCGGTCGACCGTCGCACCCGCTGCTCGTGCCGCCGGAGTCCCCGTCGGATGCCGACATGGTGGTGATGGAGTCGACGTACGGTGGTCGCCAACACGACGACGAAGGAGCGATCGATGAGTTCGCCTCGGTGATCACCCGAACGGCGAGGCGTGGTGGCAGCATTGTCATCCCCGCCTTTGCCGTCGACCGAACCGAGGTGGTGCTCCACTGGCTGCGGGAGCTGATGGCGACGGAGCGCGTACCGCAGCTCCCGGTGTACGTCGACAGTCCCATGGCCCTGCGAGCCCTCGGGGTCTACCGGCGAGCGATCGGGAACGGCAGTGCCGAAGTCCGGTCCGAACTCCGCGGCGGGCCCGATCCGTTCGACACCGGTCAGCTCCATGAGGTCCGCTCGGTCGAAGAGTCGAAGGCGCTGGCCGACATCACCTATCCCTCGATCATCGTGTCGGCTTCGGGGATGGCGACCGGCGGACGCGTCCTGCACCACCTTGCTCGACTGCTGCCCGATCGACGCAACGCCGTCGTGCTGGTCGGCTTCCAGGCCGCTGGGACCCGGGGCCGTCGGCTCGCCGAAGGGGAGACCGAGATCAAGATGTTCGGCCGCTACCTACGGGTGCGGGCCGAAGTGGTGTCGATCGGGTCGTTCTCCGTCCACGCCGACCATGGCGAACTCATGCAGTGGCTCGGCGCCGCCGAGCCGCCACCCGAGACGGTGTTCCTCGTCCACGGCGAATCGGACGGGGCGGAGGCGCTCAAGACATCGATCCGAGATGACCTCGACGTGGCGGCGGTGGTGGCGAGACCGATGGAACGGGTCCGACTCGACTGA
- the ilvE gene encoding branched-chain-amino-acid transaminase, with translation MTQNSDPATAPFGSLFGDFFTVAVDDGDGYVYGGSAEPMRPFQLHPGSHVLHYASECFEGLKAHRQIDGSLAIFRLDDHVDRFTQSVERLMMRVPDSDMVRQMIIDACEANGSATPAPPGSLYIRPTLIGTQENIGAAASPSTTGIFYVINSPVGDYFAGGVRPLSIYVETETPRTTPQFGKVKSGANYVMALGPTLDAKAKYGIDQVLFATGGDTTETGASNFFLVDDNRLVTRHLDESFLHGVTRKSVIQIGHDLGYEVEERSISLDELFSWPGELFLSGTAAVIAPVGTLVGKDRKVTIGDGQPGPNTLRLRDALTDIQIGKSPDTHGWLTPIKG, from the coding sequence ATGACCCAGAACTCCGATCCCGCCACCGCACCCTTTGGATCGCTCTTCGGCGACTTCTTCACGGTGGCCGTCGACGACGGCGACGGCTACGTGTACGGCGGGTCGGCCGAGCCGATGCGACCGTTCCAACTCCATCCCGGGTCGCACGTCCTCCACTATGCCTCCGAGTGTTTCGAGGGGCTCAAGGCCCACCGGCAGATCGATGGTTCGCTCGCCATCTTCCGCCTCGATGACCATGTCGACCGCTTCACCCAATCGGTCGAGCGGCTGATGATGCGGGTGCCCGACAGCGACATGGTCCGCCAGATGATCATCGATGCCTGCGAGGCCAACGGCTCAGCCACGCCAGCTCCCCCGGGCTCGCTCTACATCCGCCCCACGCTGATCGGCACGCAAGAGAACATCGGCGCTGCGGCATCGCCCAGCACCACCGGCATCTTCTACGTGATCAACTCGCCAGTCGGCGACTACTTCGCTGGCGGTGTACGCCCGCTCAGCATCTATGTCGAGACGGAAACACCTCGAACCACTCCCCAGTTCGGCAAGGTCAAGTCGGGTGCCAACTACGTGATGGCGCTCGGGCCGACCCTCGACGCCAAGGCGAAGTACGGCATCGACCAGGTCCTCTTCGCCACCGGCGGCGATACCACCGAGACCGGTGCCTCCAACTTCTTCCTCGTTGACGACAACCGTCTGGTGACCCGCCACCTCGACGAGTCGTTCCTGCACGGCGTCACCCGAAAGTCGGTCATCCAGATCGGCCACGACCTCGGGTACGAGGTCGAGGAGCGGTCGATCTCGCTCGACGAGCTGTTCTCGTGGCCCGGCGAGCTGTTCCTGTCCGGTACCGCGGCAGTGATCGCTCCGGTCGGCACGCTCGTCGGCAAGGACCGCAAGGTCACGATCGGTGACGGCCAACCCGGACCCAACACCTTGCGCCTGCGAGATGCGCTGACCGATATCCAGATCGGCAAGTCGCCCGACACCCACGGCTGGCTCACCCCGATCAAGGGCTGA
- the pdhA gene encoding pyruvate dehydrogenase (acetyl-transferring) E1 component subunit alpha, which translates to MSIDRRQMLADMIRIRVFEERCAELYGQSKIRGFLHLYIGEEAIAAGVLPQLRPTDAFLGTYREHGHALIRGVPAESIMAEMFGKATGCSGGRGGSMHLFDAERRFYGGNAIVGGHLPLAVGLALADKMAGRREVVTACFFGEGAMAEGEFHESINLAALWDLPVLFCCENNRYAMGTSLVSSESQTDLALKASAYGLTAWAVDGMDPDAVAAATDNALTSIRGGGGPVFLEFQTYRFRPHSMFDPDLYRPADEVEEWKRHDPIEGFATRLVAEGVVDEVAVEAMWDEARAEVEAAVAEADEAPLEPIEQLLAHVTAEVTS; encoded by the coding sequence ATGAGCATCGACCGTCGCCAGATGCTGGCCGACATGATCCGCATCCGAGTGTTCGAGGAGCGGTGTGCCGAGTTGTACGGCCAATCGAAGATCCGCGGCTTCCTCCATCTCTACATCGGTGAGGAGGCAATCGCCGCCGGCGTGCTGCCACAGCTCCGGCCGACCGATGCATTCCTCGGCACGTACCGCGAGCACGGGCACGCGCTGATTCGCGGCGTGCCGGCCGAGAGCATCATGGCCGAGATGTTTGGCAAGGCGACCGGATGTTCCGGCGGGCGCGGTGGCTCGATGCACCTCTTCGACGCCGAGCGTCGTTTCTACGGAGGCAACGCCATCGTGGGTGGTCACCTGCCGCTCGCCGTCGGTCTGGCGCTGGCCGACAAGATGGCCGGTCGCCGTGAGGTCGTGACGGCGTGCTTCTTCGGTGAGGGAGCGATGGCCGAGGGCGAGTTCCACGAGAGCATCAACCTGGCGGCGCTGTGGGACCTGCCGGTGTTGTTCTGCTGCGAGAACAACCGGTACGCCATGGGCACCTCACTCGTCAGCAGCGAATCGCAGACCGATCTGGCATTGAAGGCCAGTGCCTACGGGCTCACGGCCTGGGCGGTCGATGGGATGGATCCCGACGCCGTCGCCGCTGCGACCGACAACGCACTCACGTCGATCCGGGGCGGCGGTGGCCCGGTGTTCCTCGAGTTCCAGACCTACCGGTTCCGGCCGCACTCGATGTTCGACCCCGACCTCTACCGGCCGGCCGACGAGGTCGAGGAGTGGAAGCGGCACGATCCGATCGAGGGCTTCGCCACGAGGCTCGTGGCCGAGGGAGTGGTCGACGAAGTGGCTGTCGAGGCGATGTGGGACGAGGCCCGGGCCGAGGTCGAGGCCGCTGTCGCGGAGGCCGACGAGGCGCCGCTGGAACCGATCGAACAGCTCCTCGCCCACGTGACGGCGGAGGTGACGTCATGA
- a CDS encoding phosphopantetheine-binding protein: MTILTADQALAITIDAVSSVAPDVAEELPTLDRSIDFWEELQLDSMDHLNVMTALADRTGVTIEERDYASLRSLDAIASHLAAHST; the protein is encoded by the coding sequence ATGACCATACTCACCGCCGACCAAGCGCTCGCCATCACGATCGACGCTGTCTCGAGTGTCGCCCCCGACGTCGCCGAGGAGCTGCCGACGCTGGATCGCTCCATCGACTTCTGGGAAGAGTTGCAGCTCGACTCGATGGACCATCTCAACGTGATGACGGCCCTCGCCGACCGTACGGGTGTGACGATCGAGGAACGCGACTATGCGAGCCTGCGATCGCTCGATGCGATCGCTTCGCACCTCGCCGCCCACTCCACCTGA